The DNA region CTTTTCGACGCGCAGCTGGGCCGGATCGAGGCCGAATTCGGCGGTTTCCTGGAAAAACTCGACTGGGTCAGCCTGGGCGGCGGCATCCATTTCACCGGCGACGGCTATCCGCTGGACCGGCTGGCCGACCGGCTGAAGGCGTTCTCGGAACGCTTCGGCGTGCAGGTGTTCCTCGAACCGGGCGAGGCCAGCATCACCCGCTCGACCTCGCTTGAGGTCACGGTGCTGGACGTGATCCATCACGGCAAGGACGTGGCCATCGTGGACAGCAGCATCGAGGCGCATATGCTCGACCTGCTGATCTATCGCGAGACGGCGAAGCTGCCGCAGGACGGCGAGCATCCCTTCCAGATCGCCGGCAAGACCTGCCTCGCGGGCGACATCTTCGGCGAGGGCCGCTTCCCGGCACCGCTGAAGGTCGGCGACCGGATCAGCATCGCCGATGCCGGCGGCTATACCATGGTCAAGAAGAACTGGTTCAACGGCGTCGCCATGCCCGCCATCGCCATCCGGGCCGAGGACGGAACGATCCGCGAGGTCCGCCGGTTCGACTACGACGACTACAAAGCCAGCCTGTCCTGAGCAGGCGCAAGCCATCCCTTTCCCAGCCCCGAAAAGGAGACTGAATTGGCCAAGAACGTGCTCATCATCGGCGCCGGCGGCGTCGCCCAGGTGGTCGCGCACAAGGTGGCGCAGAACGCCAAGGAATTCGGAACGCTGCATATCGCCAGCCGAACCGTGTCCAAGGCCGAGAAGATCATCGCGAGCATTCGTGAGAAGGGCCATTCGGTCGAATTCGCCGCCCATCCGCTGGACGCCATGGACAGCGCGGCGGTGGCGGCGCTGATCCGCCAGATCGACGCGCATATCGTCATCAACGTGGGCTCGGCCTTCGTGAACATGACCGTGCTGCAAGGCTGCATCGACACCGGCGCCGCCTATATCGACACCGCCATCCACGAGGACCCGGCCAAGGTCTGCGAGACGCCGCCCTGGTACGGCAACTACGAATGGAAGCGGCGCGCGGACTGCGAAAAGGCCGGCGTGACCGCCATTCTGGGCGCGGGCTTTGACCCCGGCGTGGTCAACGCCTATGCCCGGCTGGCCGAGGACGAATATTTCGACAAGATCGAATCGATCGACATCGTCGACATCAACGCCGGCAGCCACGGCCGCTGGTTCGCCACCAATTTCGACCCCGAGATCAATTTCCGCGAATTCACCGGCACGGTCTATTCCTGGCAGGGCGGCGAATGGCGCACCAACAAGATGTTCGAGGTCGGCCGCGAATGGGACCTGCCCGTCGTCGGCAAGCGCACCGCCTATCTGTCCGGCCATGACGAGGTGCACAGCCTCTCGGCCCGCTACAAGGACGCCGACGTGCGCTTCTGGATGGGCTTCGGCGAGCATTACATCAATGTCTTCACCGTGTTGCAGAACCTGGGCCTGCTGTCGGAGCAGCCGGTCAAGACCGCCGAGGGGCTGGAGGTCGTGCCGCTGAAACTGGTCAAGGCCGTGCTGCCCGACCCGGCCAGCCTGGCGCCCGACTACGAGGGCAAGACCTGCATCGGCGATCTGGTCAAGGGCACGCTGGACGGCAAGCCGGGCGAGGTCTTCATCTACAACGTCGCCGACCACAAGGACGCTTATAACGAGGTCGGCAGCCAGGGCATCAGCTACACCGCCGGCGTGCCGCCGGTCGCGGCGGCGATCCTGATCGCCCGCGGCCCCTGGGACGTCCGGAAGATGGCCAATGTCGAGGACCTGCCGGCCCGTCCCTTCCTGGAAATGCTGGGCGACCTGGGCCTGCCGACCCGCGTCATCGACGCCTCGGGCGACCATCCGCTGTAAGCGGCAGCCGCTTTAACCTAAATCAGCCCCGCGCCGAGGAACCCCGGCGCGGGGCCTGCGTTTCCGCCTGCGCCCTGCCGCGGGCGCCCGAGGACCGGAGGGATCATGGTGCCGCCAGACAATCACATGTTCCCGGTCTCGAAACCGGACGAAAAGCGGTCCCTGCCCCGCGTCGCCAATTGGGCGGTGATCGGCATCTTCCTGTTCCTGCTGTTCACCTTCTTCGCCGACGCGCGGGACTTCCTGATGCCGGTGACGCTGGCCTTTCTGCTGTTCTTCGTGTTCGTCCCCTTCCGCCGGCTGATGGAGCGGCTGGGCATCGGCGCCGTCGTCACCGCAGCCATCGTCTCGCTGGGGCTGGTGATCTCGGTGGTGGTGATCGGCTTCGTGATCTCGGGGCCGGTGAACCGGCTGATCGAGAACTCCTCGCAGATCGGCGACCGGCTGGAGCAGCGCTTTACCGAACTGCGCAGCAATTTCCGCGGGCTGGAGCGGGCGGCGGAAAAGATCGACGAACTGACCGGCGGCGGCGGCAAGCCCCCTCCTGCTCCTCCGGGCGAGGCGGTGCCGGACGCCACGCTGACCGGCACGCTGACCTCGGTGCCGGAACCGGGCACGCCGCAGCCCCCGGACCAGAAGATCCAGGTCGAGGTGAACGCCGCGCCCCAGACCTCGACCCTGGTCAGCGTGTTGAACCTTGGCCCGGCCTTCGTCGGCCAGATCATCCTGACGCTGTTCCTGCTGTTCTTCCTGCTGTCCTCGGGCGATCTGCTTTACCTCAAGATCGTGCAGAGCTTCGACTCCATGCGCGAAAAGCGCGCCGCCTACCTGGCGCTGCGCGAGATCGAGGATTCGCTCGGCGCCTATCTGGGCGCGATCACGCTGATCAACGCCTGCCTGGGCATCGCGGTCGGGCTGGCGATGTGGGCCTGGGGCATGCCCAGCCCGATGCTCTTTGGCTTGGCGGTGTTCCTGCTGAACTACATCCCCTATCTGGGGCCGATCACCGGCGTCATCGTCACCATGCTGGTCGGGCTGTTCGTCTATGACGACCTGTTCACGCCCTTCATGGTCGGCCTGACCTATTTCGGCATCTCGGCGGTCGAGGGCCAGCTGATTACGCCCTATTTCGTCTCGCGCAAGCTGCAGCTGAACACGGTCGTGGTGTTCCTGACCGTAGCGCTTTGGGCCTGGCTGTGGTCGGTGATCGGCATGATCGTCGCGGTGCCGCTGCTGGTGGTGATGCGGGTGCTGGCCGACCATATTCCCGGGCTCGAGAAATTCGGCAACTTCCTGGCCGGCGAGGATCCGCCCGCATTGGAGGACGAGGACGAGGAAGAGGCCCGCGATCTGGTCGAAGCCGGCGACGATGCCGGCGACGCGGCCGACGCCGCCAAGGCCACCGCGCCGCTGGCCGCACCGGGATAGCGACGATCCCCACTGGACCTGCGGCGAAAACATGGCATGATCGCGACGTCAGCTATGGACGAATCGCGACACATGCCCGAACCCGACACATCCTCCGACCAGAACCAGCCCCGGCTGCGCATCGGCTTCCTGCTGGCGCCGCGTTTCACGCTGTCGGCCTTTGCCACTTTCGTCGACGTGCTGCGCCTGGCCGCCGACGACGGCGACGGCTCGCGGCCGATCCGCTGCCGCTGGCGGGTGCTGTCCTCGGACATGGCGCCGGTGCAAAGCTCTTGCGGCATCCGCATCGAGCCGGACGAGCGGCTGGGCGATCCGACGCGCTTCGACTATATCGTCGCCGTGGGCGGGCTGATCGACGGCGGTCCCGGCCTGTCGCTGGACCAGGGCGCCTTCCTGAAGCGGGCGGCGCAGGCGCGGGTGCCGCTGGCCGGGCTTTGCACCGCGGTGTTCTCGATGGCGCGCTTCGGACTGATGGACGGCTACCGCTGCTGCGTCAGCTGGTTCCACCACCAGGATTTCCTGGCCGAGTTCGAGAAGATGCGCCCGGTCTCGGACCAGATCTTCGTGGTGGATCGCGACCGGCTGTCCTGTTCCGGCGGGGTCAGCGCGGCGCATCTGGCCGCCTTCCTGATCGACCGCCACCTGGGCCGTGCCGCGGCGCGCAAGGCGCTGTCGATCCTGATGATCGACGAGCCGATGCAAGGCGACCGCCCCCAGCCCGGCCTGCCGCTGGAACTGCACGCCCGCGACCCGCTGGTCCGCCGGGCCCTGCTGGCGATGCAGCAGAACCTGCACGCACCCCTGCCCATCGCCCGCATCGCCCGCGACCTGGGCGTCGGCCGGCGCAAGCTGGAACGGCATTTCAACGCCGATCTGGGGATTCCGCCCGCCGATGCCTCGATCCGCATCCGGTTGGCGCAGGCGCGGATGCTGCTGGCGCGCACCGACCGCACCGTCACCCGCATCGCCGAGGAGACCGGCTTCTGCGACGCCTCGCACCTGATCCGCGTCTTCCGCGAGACCGAGGGCACCACCCCCGACCTCTGGCGTCAAAGCCGCGGCGTGCTGACCGAGCAAGAGCCGGTCTGACGCGCGTTGCTTCGCCCCTGCCCGCAACCGGCGCGAATCTTCGGGATAATGGCCGCGCCTTCGGGACCAGAACAGGAGCAAGAGATGCCGAACAAAGCCATTGTCAGGGGCGTCCTGATGGACGCCACCCTCGCCCCCATCGCCCAGGGCAAGATCGTCGCCACGCTGAACGGCTCGGACGTGTTCGGCGACGGCGTCCGGGTGGTGACCCAGAAGGTCGAGACCACGACCGACGCGCAGGGCGCCTGGTCGCTGGCGCTGATCGTCAACGGCGAGGGCGACGCCGCCAGCACCAGCTGGACCATCGAGGGTTACGACCCCTATGTCGCCAAGATCTTCGAGGTGAAGTCGCTATTCATCGCCTCGGTGCTGGACGTCTCGCTGGGCGACCTGGAAAAGACCAGCCCCCAGAACCTGAAGGCGGCCAAGGAGGGGGCCTCGGCCCGGCTGATCGTGGTCCGCGACCTGGCGCAATACGATGCGCTGTCCGCGACGCAGAAGCGCAGCACCGACATCGTCCTGGTCAAGGCCGCCTGATCCGGCCCTCGCGGCAGCCGGTCGCCCGACTGTCGCGTTGCAACGGTGTTTGCACGCTTGCCGGCCGCACCGCTTCACGTCGAGAGATCTGCGCCTAAAAGGCAATGGCTCCTGCGAACGGGTCCTTCCTGCCTGATGGAGGCGCAGAAACCCGGCCTCTTCTCAAGGGCTTCCGAAAATCAGAGAGCAGTCCGGGGCGCTTTTCTCAGGGAAGGGCAAGCCGCGAATGGACGACAGGCGCGTCCCAATCGGAATACACTCGATCCTTCGCAATGGTCCAGATAGGCCCGATTTTCCTAAACGCCTTGGCATGCCATCATCTGACCCTGCTCAACCTCGGCAGGCGACAGCATTGCCGTTCCTCTCATGCTTGCGCTTCGGATTGTGGAACATCTCTATGTAATTGAACAAGTCTTGCCTGGCCTCTTGCGCGTCCAGCAAGTTCTGCGTCTGATCCGTTCGCGCTCGAGCAGATTGAAGAAGCTCTCGGCGACGGCGTTCTATGCTGGGAACGGTGTCCCGGACCGGCCTGAACTCATGCTACGAAAACCGGCCCCCCGCTAGGGTTGAGGCCGAACGCTCCCATCAGCGTGATGAAGGCTGCAGAAACGACCAATGGACCGTGGGAATGTTGCGCTTTCTGTCATTTCCCAACACCGGCCGTCGCTGCAGCCCCGCTATTCCACCGTCACAGACTTCGCGAGGTTGCGCGGCTGGTCCACGTCCGTGCCCTTGGCGACCGCCGTGTGATAGGCCAGATATTGCATCGGCACCGCATAGAGGATCGGCTGGAACAGCCCGCCGCCGGTGGGCATCCGCAGCTCCGCCCGGACGCCATGGCCGCCCAGCTCCAGCCCCGCCGGGTCCGAGATCAGCAGCACCTGCCCGTGCCGCGCCATGACCTCCTGCATGTTCGAGACCGTCTTGTCGAACAGCTCGTCGCGCGGGGCCAGCACCACCACCGGCACGTTGCGGTCGATCAGCGCGATGGGCCCGTGCTTCAACTCGCCCGAGGCATAGCCCTCGGCATGGATGTAGCTGAGCTCCTTCAGCTTCAGCGCGCCCTCCAGCGCCACCGGGTATAGCGCGCCGCGCCCCAGGTAGAGCACGTCCTGCGCCTCGGACAGCCAGCCGGCCAGCCGGCGGCATTCGTCGCTGACCGCCAGCGCCTGGTTCAGCAGCGCCGGCAGCGCGCGCAGGTCGGCAAGATGCGCCGCCAGTTCCGCATCCGTCAGCCGGCCACGGTCATGCGCCGCCTTCAGCGCCAGCACCGCCAGCACGGCAAGCTGGCAAGTGAAGGCCTTGGACGAGGCTACGCCGACCTCGATCCCGGCCAGCGTCGGCAGGGCGATGTCGGCGTCGCGCGCGATGGCCGAGGTGCCGACGTTCACCACCCCCACCGTCCGCGCCACCTTGTCGCGGGCGTAATGCAGCGCCGCCAGCGTATCCGCGGTCTCGCCCGACTGGCTGACGAACAGCGCCCAGCTTTGCGGCGACAGCGGCGGCTCGCGGTAACGGAACTCGGAGGCCACGTCCAGGTCGCAGGGCAGGCCCGCCAGCGTCTCGAACCAGTAGCGCGCGACATGGGCGGCATAGAAGGCGGTGCCGCAGCCGACCAGCGTCAGCCGGTCCACGCCGCGAAAGTCGATCGCCTCGGGCAGCACCAGACGGTCGCCCTTGATGTAGTGGTTCAGCGCGTCGCCCAAAACAACCGGTTGTTCCGCGATCTCCTTGGCCATGAAATGGCGATAGCCGCCCTTGTCGATCCGGGTCGAGCCGACGTCGATCTGCTGCACCTCGCGCTCGACCGACCGGCCCTCGGCGTCGAAGACCTGGGCGCCGGCGCGGCGCAGGATGGCGTGGTCGCCGTCCTCAAGATAGGTGATGCGATCGGTGAAGGGTGCCAGAGCGATGGCGTCCGAGCCCAGGAACATCTCGCCCTCGCCGTGGCCGATGGCCAGCGGGCTGCCCTTGCGGGCGGCGATCATCAGGTCGGTCTCGCCCTCGAAGAGGAAGGCCAGCGCGAAGGCGCCGTGCAGCCGCGACAGCGTCGCCCGCGCGGCCTGGATCGCGTCCATGCCCTGCGCCATGTGCCAGGCGGTCAGCAGGGCCACCGTCTCGGTATCGGTCTGCGATTCGGGCTCCATGCCCAGCGCGATCACCTCGTCGCGCAATTCGCGGAAATTCTCGACGATGCCGTTGTGGACAACGGCCACCGGGCCGCGACGATGGGGGTGGGCGTTGGCCTCGGTCGCGGCGCCATGGGTGGCCCAGCGGGTATGGCCGATGCCGGCATGGCCGGTCAGCGGCTCATGCACCAGCCGGTCCGAGAGATTGACCAGCTTGCCCACCGCCCGGCGCCGGTCCAGCCGGCCGGCTTCGTCGACCGTCGCCACGCCGGCGCTGTCATAGCCGCGGTATTCCAGCCGCTTCAGCGCCTCGACCAGTTGGGGCGAGACCTCGTGCTGGCCCAGGATTCCGATGATTCCGCACATGTCAGCGTCCTTTCTTCTGGCGCAGCGCCTGCATCAGCCGCGCGGCAAGACCGGGTTTCGTCACCTGCCGGGCGCGTCCCAGCGCCAGCGCGTCGTCCGGCACGTCCTCGGTGATGACCGAACCCGAGCCGGTCATCGCCCGCGCGCCCACCGCCACCGGCGCCACCAGCATGGTGTCCGAACCGATGAAGGCATGGGCGCCGATCCGGGTCCGATGCTTCGATACCCCGTCGTAATTGCAGGTCACGGTGCCGGCGCCGATGTTCGTGGCCTCGCCGACATCGGCGTCGCCCAGATAGGTCAGGTGCCCGACCTTGACGCCCTCGTCCAGCACCGAGTTCTTGATCTCGACGAAATTGCCGACATGCACGTCGGCGCCCAGTTCCGCCCCGGCGCGCAGCCGGGCGAAGGGGCCGACGGTGGCGCCGGCGCTGACATGGCAGCCTTCCAGGTGGCAGAAGGGCAGGATCTCGGCGCCGCTTTCCACGGTCACGCCCGGGCCGAAGACCACGTTCTGGCCGATGACCGCGTCGCGGCCGATGCAGCTGTCCAGCGCGAACCAGACCGTCGCCGGGTCCGACAGCGTCACCCCGTCCTCCAGCGCCTGGGCGCGGGCGCGGGCCTGGAAGGCGGCCTCGGCCGCGGCCAGCTCGGCGCGGGTATTGATGCCCAGCGTTTC from Paracoccus aminovorans includes:
- a CDS encoding carboxynorspermidine decarboxylase, producing MSDLQTPYYLIDLAKLRANMERIAYLRERSGAKCLLALKCFATWSAFDFMRDFMDGTTSSSLFELRLGREEFGKETHAYSVAWADHEIDEALGYADKIIFNSLGQLDRFGAKAAERGIAMGLRLNPRFSTSGFDLADPARPFSRLGEWDLNRLEAALDRISGVMIHYNCENADFELFDAQLGRIEAEFGGFLEKLDWVSLGGGIHFTGDGYPLDRLADRLKAFSERFGVQVFLEPGEASITRSTSLEVTVLDVIHHGKDVAIVDSSIEAHMLDLLIYRETAKLPQDGEHPFQIAGKTCLAGDIFGEGRFPAPLKVGDRISIADAGGYTMVKKNWFNGVAMPAIAIRAEDGTIREVRRFDYDDYKASLS
- a CDS encoding saccharopine dehydrogenase family protein — encoded protein: MAKNVLIIGAGGVAQVVAHKVAQNAKEFGTLHIASRTVSKAEKIIASIREKGHSVEFAAHPLDAMDSAAVAALIRQIDAHIVINVGSAFVNMTVLQGCIDTGAAYIDTAIHEDPAKVCETPPWYGNYEWKRRADCEKAGVTAILGAGFDPGVVNAYARLAEDEYFDKIESIDIVDINAGSHGRWFATNFDPEINFREFTGTVYSWQGGEWRTNKMFEVGREWDLPVVGKRTAYLSGHDEVHSLSARYKDADVRFWMGFGEHYINVFTVLQNLGLLSEQPVKTAEGLEVVPLKLVKAVLPDPASLAPDYEGKTCIGDLVKGTLDGKPGEVFIYNVADHKDAYNEVGSQGISYTAGVPPVAAAILIARGPWDVRKMANVEDLPARPFLEMLGDLGLPTRVIDASGDHPL
- a CDS encoding AI-2E family transporter; the encoded protein is MVPPDNHMFPVSKPDEKRSLPRVANWAVIGIFLFLLFTFFADARDFLMPVTLAFLLFFVFVPFRRLMERLGIGAVVTAAIVSLGLVISVVVIGFVISGPVNRLIENSSQIGDRLEQRFTELRSNFRGLERAAEKIDELTGGGGKPPPAPPGEAVPDATLTGTLTSVPEPGTPQPPDQKIQVEVNAAPQTSTLVSVLNLGPAFVGQIILTLFLLFFLLSSGDLLYLKIVQSFDSMREKRAAYLALREIEDSLGAYLGAITLINACLGIAVGLAMWAWGMPSPMLFGLAVFLLNYIPYLGPITGVIVTMLVGLFVYDDLFTPFMVGLTYFGISAVEGQLITPYFVSRKLQLNTVVVFLTVALWAWLWSVIGMIVAVPLLVVMRVLADHIPGLEKFGNFLAGEDPPALEDEDEEEARDLVEAGDDAGDAADAAKATAPLAAPG
- a CDS encoding GlxA family transcriptional regulator, which translates into the protein MPEPDTSSDQNQPRLRIGFLLAPRFTLSAFATFVDVLRLAADDGDGSRPIRCRWRVLSSDMAPVQSSCGIRIEPDERLGDPTRFDYIVAVGGLIDGGPGLSLDQGAFLKRAAQARVPLAGLCTAVFSMARFGLMDGYRCCVSWFHHQDFLAEFEKMRPVSDQIFVVDRDRLSCSGGVSAAHLAAFLIDRHLGRAAARKALSILMIDEPMQGDRPQPGLPLELHARDPLVRRALLAMQQNLHAPLPIARIARDLGVGRRKLERHFNADLGIPPADASIRIRLAQARMLLARTDRTVTRIAEETGFCDASHLIRVFRETEGTTPDLWRQSRGVLTEQEPV
- the glmS gene encoding glutamine--fructose-6-phosphate transaminase (isomerizing); protein product: MCGIIGILGQHEVSPQLVEALKRLEYRGYDSAGVATVDEAGRLDRRRAVGKLVNLSDRLVHEPLTGHAGIGHTRWATHGAATEANAHPHRRGPVAVVHNGIVENFRELRDEVIALGMEPESQTDTETVALLTAWHMAQGMDAIQAARATLSRLHGAFALAFLFEGETDLMIAARKGSPLAIGHGEGEMFLGSDAIALAPFTDRITYLEDGDHAILRRAGAQVFDAEGRSVEREVQQIDVGSTRIDKGGYRHFMAKEIAEQPVVLGDALNHYIKGDRLVLPEAIDFRGVDRLTLVGCGTAFYAAHVARYWFETLAGLPCDLDVASEFRYREPPLSPQSWALFVSQSGETADTLAALHYARDKVARTVGVVNVGTSAIARDADIALPTLAGIEVGVASSKAFTCQLAVLAVLALKAAHDRGRLTDAELAAHLADLRALPALLNQALAVSDECRRLAGWLSEAQDVLYLGRGALYPVALEGALKLKELSYIHAEGYASGELKHGPIALIDRNVPVVVLAPRDELFDKTVSNMQEVMARHGQVLLISDPAGLELGGHGVRAELRMPTGGGLFQPILYAVPMQYLAYHTAVAKGTDVDQPRNLAKSVTVE
- the glmU gene encoding bifunctional UDP-N-acetylglucosamine diphosphorylase/glucosamine-1-phosphate N-acetyltransferase GlmU, with product MTEKPVALIVLAAGQGSRMQSDLPKVLHRLGAVPLVGHALATGRRLEPETVVVVAGHGADQVRKAVAKLDPDARVALQEQQMGTAHAVLQALPLLEGFEGRVLVLYGDTPFIAEETLGMLASHPSDVIVLGFEAADPGRYGRLVTGPDGLERIVEYKDADEATRAIRLVNSGVLAADAATLREILPQIGNRNAAGEYYLTDLPGLARAAGLRVDVVTCDESETLGINTRAELAAAEAAFQARARAQALEDGVTLSDPATVWFALDSCIGRDAVIGQNVVFGPGVTVESGAEILPFCHLEGCHVSAGATVGPFARLRAGAELGADVHVGNFVEIKNSVLDEGVKVGHLTYLGDADVGEATNIGAGTVTCNYDGVSKHRTRIGAHAFIGSDTMLVAPVAVGARAMTGSGSVITEDVPDDALALGRARQVTKPGLAARLMQALRQKKGR